From the Oncorhynchus nerka isolate Pitt River linkage group LG28, Oner_Uvic_2.0, whole genome shotgun sequence genome, one window contains:
- the LOC115112681 gene encoding protein phosphatase 1 regulatory subunit 3C-B-like translates to MPGPVMPVDIAMQMYITHSPPLWSFLSSYENLGVKNRENHYKPLRPCISSQRPLEARKSPKTTIKIPKGKKKVVFADSKGMSLTAIHVFSKFDENPVLSDLQFDLTDLENANMQLKISTMQSLVLDFPQPTADYLAFWNRLLKDSVCLENCTLQERSLTGTVKVRNLGFEKSVQVRLTVDSWKTHTDIDCTFINNVYSCQDTDTFTFVFDLPSYVHPYNKVEFCICFKSKDQVFWDNNDGENYMLKPIGWNGEDVQTLAKTIVEHKKPAEHNNGNKLLEMEFDQFGSPRLSSGLFPGWQSLGRIENGANYW, encoded by the coding sequence ATGCCAGGCCCTGTTATGCCTGTAGATATTGCTATGCAGATGTACATCACACACTCTCCACCTCTCTGGAGCTTCCTCAGCTCCTATGAGAACTTGGGGGTCAAGAACCGGGAAAACCACTACAAGCCCCTCCGGCCCTGCATTAGCTCCCAAAGGCCCTTAGAGGCCCGGAAGAGCCCCAAGACCACCATAAAGATCCCCAAAGGCAAGAAGAAAGTGGTCTTTGCCGACTCCAAAGGCATGTCCCTCACAGCCATCCACGTCTTTTCAAAGTTCGATGAAAACCCTGTGCTCTCCGACTTACAATTTGACCTTACAGACCTGGAGAATGCCAACATGCAGCTGAAGATCAGTACCATGCAAAGCCTGGTGCTGGACTTCCCCCAACCCACTGCAGACTATCTGGCCTTCTGGAACCGGCTGTTGAAGGACTCTGTGTGCCTGGAAAACTGCACACTGCAGGAGAGGTCACTCACAGGCACTGTGAAAGTCCGAAACCTTGGCTTTGAGAAATCTGTCCAGGTCCGGTTGACCGTTGACTCATGGAAAACCCACACAGACATTGACTGCACCTTCATAAACAACGTCTACAGTTGCCAGGACACAGATACATTCACCTTTGTCTTCGATCTGCCAAGTTACGTGCATCCTTATAATAAAGTTGAATTTTGCATATGTTTCAAGAGCAAAGACCAGGTTTTCTGGGACAATAATGATGGGGAAAACTACATGCTCAAACCCATTGGGTGGAATGGAGAGGATGTGCAAACACTGGCCAAAACCATTGTTGAGCATAAGAAACCAGCAGAGCACAACAATGGTAATAAACTACTGGAGATGGAGTTTGACCAGTTTGGAAGTCCCCGTTTATCAAGTGGACTCTTTCCCGGGTGGCAAAGCTTGGGCAGAATTGAGAATGGTGCCAACTACTGGTGA
- the LOC115112682 gene encoding fibroblast growth factor-binding protein 2-like, translated as MRFLWPLFFLLCLRVLPSTEAKYQISDDKTLQLPPPLAGKIPKNSVTSSGGFSTKVGHNCTWDTSGEGVVNLLVSCNFGEQTYWCRYTGQPDLCQAYSDRKAQVRHWKQLVGKLKKRNNACKGEKVLKTPTCKAPMDSHMKLKEKGNSGGEKDPLPLAPELVEKEEKKEDRTLLEERNWDGEINDMEPVENYCAEGWHSVCSFFVTFFEG; from the coding sequence ATGAGGTTCCTGTGGCCCCTGTTCTTCCTCCTGTGCCTTCGTGTCCTACCCAGCACCGAGGCCAAATACCAGATCTCTGACGACAAGACGTTGCAGCTCCCACCACCATTGGCAGGCAAGATACCCAAGAACTCTGTAACAAGCTCAGGAGGGTTCAGCACAAAGGTTGGCCATAACTGTACTTGGGATACGTCTGGGGAGGGCGTGGTGAATCTGCTGGTCAGCTGTAACTTCGGGGAGCAGACCTACTGGTGCCGCTACACTGGACAGCCAGACTTGTGCCAAGCCTACAGTGACAGGAAGGCACAGGTCAGGCACTGGAAACAACTGGTGGGCAAGCTGAAGAAGAGGAACAACGCGTGCAAAGGGGAGAAAGTGCTGAAGACCCCCACCTGCAAGGCCCCCATGGACTCCCACATGAAACTCAAAGAGAAGGggaacagtggaggagagaaggatccATTGCCCCTGGCTCCTGAATtggtagagaaggaggagaagaaagaggataGGACTCTGTTGGAGGAGAGGAATTGGGATGGAGAGATAAACGACATGGAGCCAGTGGAGAATTACTGTGCCGAGGGATGGCATTCTGTCTGTTCTTTCTTTGTAACCTTTTTTGAAGGTTAA